One region of Purpureocillium takamizusanense chromosome 4, complete sequence genomic DNA includes:
- a CDS encoding uncharacterized protein (EggNog:ENOG503P8N1~COG:S) codes for MSSSDTESKTADKATSSESTNADVSAAVEDLLNTLSNKFASVSSEIFAKMDEMSRRLDNLESALLESKNQEGSTSKPQ; via the exons atgtcctCCAGCGACACCGAgtccaagacggccgacaAGGCCACT TCATCTGAGAGCACCAACGCAGACGTTTCCGCTGCCGTCGAGGATCTGCTTAACACGCTGTCAAATAAGTTTGCCAGCGTCTCCTCCGAAATCTTTGCCAAGA TGGATGAAATGTCGCGCAGACTAGACAACCTCGAGTCCGCCTTACTAGAAAGCAAGAACCAGGAAGGGAGTACGTCAAAGCCGCAGTAG
- a CDS encoding uncharacterized protein (EggNog:ENOG503P8N1~COG:S), with protein sequence MPEHRLLPNTTTLTETPQSSESTNADVSAAVEDLLNTLSNKFASVSSEIFAKMDEMSRRLDNLESALLESKNQEGSTSKPQ encoded by the exons ATGCCCGAGCATCGTCTCCTCCCAAATACAACGACCCTGACCGAGACTCCCCAGTCATCTGAGAGCACCAACGCAGACGTTTCCGCTGCCGTCGAGGATCTGCTTAACACGCTGTCAAATAAGTTTGCCAGCGTCTCCTCCGAAATCTTTGCCAAGA TGGATGAAATGTCGCGCAGACTAGACAACCTCGAGTCCGCCTTACTAGAAAGCAAGAACCAGGAAGGGAGTACGTCAAAGCCGCAGTAG